TTATTTTGGGATATGCCAAGGCTTAAATTACTTAGTAAGGGCCTCCTTTAACAACCAACTTTAACTTCATTCCAGGCAAGCTGTTGTACCAGCTGTCCCCACTGCACAGGGCTTCGCTCGCCCCTGCTGCTTGCATATCCAGTGTTTGACCCAGGTAACAAAATCAATTTTTGTTCCTGTTACTTGGGGCATCAAAAAGAGAGAGGTTGACAGCCCACACATTTGGGAATGATTTGGGGCTTTTCTTAAGTTTGTTAGATTTAATGGCAGAGAGCAAAAGAACGAAGATCAGCTCAAGCAAGTTCTCTGTTTGCTGGGAACCagagcaagaaggaaaatgtcTCTTGGGTACTCTGTATTGCCTAAAACCCGGGCTTTTGCTGGTGTGTTCATTATGGTGACAGGTGCCTGTATGAATACTGATAGTTTGTGCGTGTCTGCTAGCATTAGATAGGCCCCTGAACAACCCCTGGGAGCTCTCACCTCCTGTGTTTGCATTCTGTCTGATTAACTTCTGCAGGGTGTGGGACGAGGGATCCTGGAGCCAACAGACTGCAgaccttttctgctgtttcctccTGCAGCTTTAGAACCAACTACAATAAAAGCATTCTGTGAGGGCACTGGGATCTGAATGCTCAACTGTGGTTCCCTTAAGGTACATCAAGGCTGAGGCACGCCTGTGCATTAGGAAAAACTGTATGCTGGCTGGGAAGAGTTATTATGCCCAGACTAGTATTGACACTCATCCTGCTCTGGTGCAGGGGGCAGGTGCCATTCCCACCTCCGTTACCTTGGTCCAGCTCGGTACCCCGGAATGGGCCCTCGGGGCGGGAATCCACCACCTGGAACCGCAGGGACCCCACATTATGCATCATCTCCTCGAAGGTCTTCAGCAGGGCTGTGTTCAGCCTGGCCTTAAAGATGGCTGGGGCGGGCTGGCTCACCTCCGCTGTGACGGGGTGGCCCTCCTTCACCCAGTTCTTGAAGCCACCGTTCAGCACTGAGACCTCTTTGTGCCCAAAGGCCCGGAACATCCACCAGGCGCGGGGGGCGTAGAAGGTGCCCAGCTTATCCCCGTCGTACACCACCACGTGGGTGTCATTGCTGACCCCCAGGCGCCCCACGTAGTCGGCAAAGTGGGACTCGCTGGGCAGCATGAAGGTATAGGGGGAGGATTTGTCCCGGCACTCCTCGATGTCGAAGAAGGACGCCCCGGGGATGTGCCTCTCCTTGAACTCCTGCCGAGCATTTCGCTCCTGCGGCGGGTACCAGGAGGCGTCCAGTACCCGCAGGCTCGTTCCCACCCGCCCGGCCCGCACGGCCTCCGAGAGCCATTTGGCGGTGACCAGCGCGCTGCCGAGCACCTTCGGCGCCATCTCGGAGGTCCGAGGCCGGGAGGGGGCGCCGCCGCTAGG
The Phalacrocorax aristotelis chromosome 1, bGulAri2.1, whole genome shotgun sequence DNA segment above includes these coding regions:
- the TST gene encoding thiosulfate sulfurtransferase produces the protein MAPKVLGSALVTAKWLSEAVRAGRVGTSLRVLDASWYPPQERNARQEFKERHIPGASFFDIEECRDKSSPYTFMLPSESHFADYVGRLGVSNDTHVVVYDGDKLGTFYAPRAWWMFRAFGHKEVSVLNGGFKNWVKEGHPVTAEVSQPAPAIFKARLNTALLKTFEEMMHNVGSLRFQVVDSRPEGPFRGTELDQGLESGHIPGAVNIPFHSFLTETGHEKSIEEIQQIFREKKIDLSKPLTATCHKGVTACHIALAAYLCGKRDVAVYDGSWSEWIHRAPPRYKVSELKRNKA